From one Humulus lupulus chromosome 8, drHumLupu1.1, whole genome shotgun sequence genomic stretch:
- the LOC133796132 gene encoding secreted RxLR effector protein 161-like, with amino-acid sequence MYLMSCTRPDIAYNVSTLSRFTSNPSIEHWKAITRVLRYLQYTRNYGLNYTREPAVLEGYTDASRISDIQDSKGTSGYVFTLGGATVSWKSSKQTVITRSTMESEFVALDKCSEEVEWLRNFLEDIPK; translated from the coding sequence atgtacttgatgagttgtacAAGACCAGATATTGCTTACAATGTAAGTACTTTAAGTCGATTCACGAGTAATCCAAGTATTGAACACTGGAAGGCAATTACAAGAGTACTTAGGTACCTGCAGTATACTCGTAACTATGGGTTGAACTATACTAGAGAACCAGCTGTTCTTGAAGGATACACTGACGCAAGCAGGATATCTGACATCCAAGATTCAAAAGGTACTAGTGGATATGTGTTTACTCTAGGTGGCGCAACTGTTTCATGGAAATCATCAAAACAAACTGTAATCactagatccacgatggaatcCGAGTTTGTAGCTCTGGATAAATGTAGTGAAGAAGTAGAATGGCTGCGTAATTTTTTGGAGGATATTCCAAAATAG